A region of Micromonospora chokoriensis DNA encodes the following proteins:
- a CDS encoding alpha,alpha-trehalose-phosphate synthase (UDP-forming) has product MTVRSSFVVVANRLPVDEVSTPEGRQWRRSPGGLVTALHPVLAEHQGTWVGWAGGTGPAPDPFDLEGIRLHPVPLSAEELERYYEGQSNATIWPLYHDAVETPAYKRRWREAYRLVNARFAEAAADVAAEGATVWVQDYQLQLVPAMLRELRPDLRIGFFLHIPFPPIELFMQMPFRTEILRGLLGADLVGFQQRLAAQNFVRLARHLLGLRYEGQMIQVDGRQVKAGAFPISIDTQEMERMAADPAIQARAKQIRAELGDPKTIILGVDRLDYTKGIELRLKAFRELLADGKLTVPDAVMVQVATPSRERVEHYQALRVKVEREVGRINGEFGRVGVPAVHYLHQSYSRSELAAMYVAADVMMVTPLRDGMNLVAKEYVASRADQGGALVLSEFAGAATELRQAFLCNPHDPDAVKDALLRAVHVEKTEARRRMRTMQRHLRTHDVGHWAKSFLSELGVPEAEAE; this is encoded by the coding sequence GTGACCGTCCGTAGCTCCTTTGTCGTAGTGGCGAACCGTCTGCCGGTCGACGAGGTGAGCACACCCGAGGGACGGCAGTGGCGGCGTAGCCCTGGTGGGCTGGTCACCGCCCTGCATCCCGTACTCGCCGAGCACCAGGGCACCTGGGTCGGCTGGGCCGGCGGCACCGGCCCGGCTCCCGACCCGTTCGACCTGGAGGGGATCCGGCTGCACCCGGTTCCGCTCAGCGCGGAGGAGCTGGAGCGCTACTACGAGGGCCAGTCCAACGCGACGATCTGGCCGCTCTACCACGACGCGGTGGAGACACCGGCCTACAAGCGCCGTTGGCGGGAGGCGTACCGCCTGGTCAACGCCCGCTTCGCGGAGGCCGCGGCGGACGTCGCGGCCGAGGGCGCGACGGTCTGGGTGCAGGACTACCAGCTGCAACTGGTCCCGGCGATGCTGCGTGAGCTGCGTCCGGACCTGCGGATCGGGTTCTTCCTGCACATCCCGTTCCCGCCGATCGAGCTGTTCATGCAGATGCCGTTCCGCACCGAGATCCTGCGCGGTCTGCTCGGCGCCGACCTGGTCGGCTTTCAGCAGCGGTTGGCCGCGCAGAACTTCGTCCGGCTGGCCCGGCATCTGCTCGGGCTGCGCTACGAGGGGCAGATGATCCAGGTCGACGGTCGGCAGGTGAAGGCCGGTGCCTTCCCCATCTCGATCGACACCCAGGAGATGGAGCGGATGGCCGCCGACCCGGCCATCCAGGCGCGGGCCAAGCAGATCCGCGCCGAGCTGGGCGACCCGAAGACGATCATCCTCGGGGTGGACCGACTGGATTACACCAAGGGCATCGAGTTGCGACTCAAGGCCTTCCGCGAGTTGCTGGCTGACGGAAAGCTGACAGTCCCCGACGCGGTCATGGTGCAGGTGGCCACCCCCAGCCGTGAGCGCGTGGAGCACTACCAGGCACTTCGCGTCAAGGTGGAGCGCGAGGTTGGTCGGATTAATGGCGAATTCGGCAGGGTCGGCGTGCCGGCGGTGCATTATCTGCATCAGTCGTACAGTCGCAGTGAACTGGCCGCGATGTATGTTGCCGCCGACGTCATGATGGTGACCCCGCTGCGAGACGGGATGAACCTGGTGGCGAAGGAATACGTAGCATCACGTGCCGACCAAGGTGGCGCGCTCGTGCTCAGTGAGTTCGCCGGTGCCGCCACCGAGCTTCGCCAGGCATTTTTGTGCAACCCGCACGACCCGGACGCGGTCAAAGACGCCCTGCTCCGGGCAGTGCACGTGGAGAAAACCGAGGCACGCCGCCGGATGCGGACAATGCAACGTCACCTGCGTACCCACGACGTGGGCCACTGGGCCAAGTCCTTCCTCTCCGAGCTTGGAGTTCCGGAGGCGGAGGCCGAGTGA
- the ettA gene encoding energy-dependent translational throttle protein EttA: MAQYIYVLEKARKAHGDKVVLDNVTLSFLPGAKIGVLGPNGAGKSSLLKIMAGLDKPSNGEARLMPGYTVGMLAQEPPLNEAKTVLGNVEEAVAETKAKLERFNKIAEQMATDYSDELMEEMGKLQEELDHLDAWDIDSKLELAMDALRCPPPDADVTQLSGGERRRVALCKLLLEAPDLLLLDEPTNHLDAESVSWLEQHLAKYAGTVMAITHDRYFLDNVANWILELDRGRTYPYEGNYSTYLEKKAARLAVEGRRDAKMKKRLTEELEWVRSNAKARQTKSKARLDRYDEMATEAEKTRKLDFEEIQIPPGPRLGNTVIEANKLSKGFGDRLLIDNLSFSLPRNGIVGIIGPNGVGKTTLFKTIVGLEEPTAGSVRVGETVSLSYVDQNREGLNGDKTVWEVVSDGLDYLMVGKVEMPSRAYIAAFGFKGPDQQKPTKVLSGGERNRLNLALTLKIGGNVILLDEPTNDLDVETLSSLENALLEFPGCAVVISHDRMFLDRVATHILAWEGDDQNPSKWFWFEGNFEAYEKNKIDRLGAEAARPHRVTYRKLTRD; this comes from the coding sequence GTGGCCCAGTACATCTACGTCCTGGAAAAGGCGCGCAAGGCGCACGGCGACAAGGTCGTGCTCGACAACGTGACGTTGAGCTTCCTGCCGGGGGCCAAGATCGGTGTGCTCGGTCCGAACGGCGCCGGTAAGTCCAGCCTTCTCAAGATCATGGCAGGGTTGGACAAGCCGAGCAACGGAGAGGCCCGGCTCATGCCCGGCTACACCGTCGGCATGCTCGCCCAGGAGCCCCCGCTCAACGAGGCCAAGACCGTTCTCGGCAACGTCGAGGAGGCGGTCGCCGAGACCAAGGCCAAGCTGGAGCGGTTCAACAAGATCGCCGAGCAGATGGCGACCGACTACTCCGACGAGCTGATGGAGGAGATGGGCAAGCTCCAGGAGGAGCTCGACCACCTCGACGCCTGGGACATCGACTCCAAGCTCGAACTGGCCATGGACGCCCTGCGCTGCCCGCCGCCGGACGCCGACGTGACCCAGCTCTCCGGTGGTGAGCGGCGCCGGGTCGCGCTCTGCAAGCTGCTGCTGGAGGCGCCCGACCTGCTGCTGCTCGACGAGCCCACCAACCACCTGGACGCGGAGAGCGTCTCCTGGTTGGAGCAGCACCTGGCCAAGTACGCCGGCACCGTCATGGCGATCACCCACGACCGGTACTTCCTCGACAACGTGGCCAACTGGATCCTCGAGCTGGACCGTGGCCGGACCTACCCGTACGAGGGCAACTACTCCACCTACCTGGAGAAGAAGGCCGCCCGACTGGCCGTCGAGGGCCGCCGCGACGCCAAGATGAAGAAGCGCCTCACCGAGGAGCTGGAGTGGGTCCGCTCCAACGCCAAGGCCCGGCAGACCAAGTCGAAGGCCCGCCTGGACCGGTACGACGAGATGGCCACCGAGGCGGAGAAGACCCGCAAGCTCGACTTCGAGGAGATCCAGATCCCGCCGGGCCCGCGCCTGGGCAACACGGTGATCGAGGCGAACAAGCTCAGCAAGGGCTTCGGTGACCGGCTGCTGATCGACAATCTGTCGTTCTCGCTGCCGCGCAACGGCATCGTCGGCATCATCGGCCCGAACGGCGTCGGCAAGACCACCCTGTTCAAGACCATCGTCGGGCTGGAGGAGCCGACCGCCGGGTCGGTCCGGGTCGGCGAGACGGTCTCCCTGTCGTACGTCGACCAGAACCGGGAGGGCCTCAACGGCGACAAGACCGTCTGGGAGGTCGTCTCCGACGGGCTGGACTACCTGATGGTGGGCAAGGTCGAGATGCCGTCGCGGGCGTACATCGCCGCGTTCGGCTTCAAGGGCCCGGACCAGCAGAAGCCGACCAAGGTGCTCTCCGGCGGTGAGCGCAACCGGCTCAACCTGGCGCTGACCCTGAAGATCGGCGGCAACGTGATCCTGCTCGACGAGCCGACCAACGACCTGGACGTGGAGACGCTGTCCAGCCTGGAGAACGCCCTGCTGGAGTTCCCCGGCTGCGCCGTGGTCATCTCCCACGACCGGATGTTCCTGGACCGGGTCGCCACGCACATCCTGGCCTGGGAGGGCGACGACCAGAACCCGTCCAAGTGGTTCTGGTTCGAGGGCAACTTCGAGGCGTACGAGAAGAACAAGATCGACCGCCTCGGCGCGGAGGCCGCCCGGCCGCACCGGGTGACCTACCGCAAGCTGACCCGCGACTGA
- a CDS encoding acyl-CoA thioesterase has protein sequence MSDRFVYHCTLRWSDLDAYGHVNNSRFLTLYEEARVALMFAGGRAWGVGSFADGVVIRRHEVDYLRPVDYALGRATAEAAPTVRIELWVEEIRASRFTVAYELYDGDVLASRARSVLVPFDLTRQVPRRITAEERDFLLTYAPQGGGVV, from the coding sequence GTGTCTGACCGGTTCGTCTACCACTGCACCCTGCGCTGGTCCGACCTGGACGCGTACGGCCACGTCAACAACTCGCGCTTCCTCACCCTCTACGAGGAGGCGCGGGTGGCGTTGATGTTCGCCGGCGGCCGGGCCTGGGGGGTCGGCTCGTTCGCCGACGGGGTGGTGATCCGCCGGCACGAGGTCGACTACCTGCGCCCGGTCGACTACGCGTTGGGTCGGGCCACCGCCGAGGCCGCGCCGACCGTCCGAATCGAGTTGTGGGTGGAGGAGATCCGGGCCTCCCGGTTCACCGTCGCCTACGAGTTGTACGACGGCGACGTGCTGGCCAGCCGTGCCCGCTCGGTGCTGGTGCCGTTCGACCTGACCCGACAGGTGCCCCGGCGGATCACTGCGGAGGAGCGGGACTTCCTGCTCACGTACGCCCCGCAGGGCGGAGGTGTGGTGTGA